GCAGATTGTCAACAGCATCACCGTGCAGCACAGAGACGTCGCCTGTGGTCTCCAGTATCACCGCGCGCACCTTCGACAATTCCAACGCATTGGCCTCTCGCAACTTGCCTATCAGCTCCGCGCGGGTAACACGGGTTCGTTGGAGATTGGCCTCCAGTATTTCCCCGTCATACATCAGGAACACCGGCGGGTTGTCGAGCGCCTCGCCCCAGTCGAAGCGCTCTCGCAGACGCGCAAGCGCGTGGCGCAGCGCGAACAGGAACACCAGTGCCACTGGACCGATCCAAACGGGCGTCGACGTGCTGGTCATGATGAACGCGAGGATCGACCCTATTGCCACCGTCAACGCAAAATCGAAACCTGCCATTTTCGAGAATGACCGCAAGCCATTGATCCGAACCAGCGCGACGATCACCACAATGGATATTGCCGCGCGCATCAGCAGTTCCAGCGTCATGCTCATGGCTTCTCTTCCCGCGCTTGTCGGGCTCTTTGAATGAATATGACCGACAAGAGTATAACAAAGGCGCAGGCGATAGCGCCCAATGCGCGTTCGTAAAGTCCGTCTATTCCCGTTGGCAAAAAGAAGAACACCGGCGCCGCCACCGCCCAAAGCCCCGCTAGAACGAAGCATGCAACCTTCGCCCATGGGGCGTGGCACCCTGCCCCCGACGCCATGCACAGCGGGGCAAGCAGAAAGAAAATTCCCAACCCGTAAACAAGGTAGATATGGATCACCACGCCATCGCTGTCTCCATCACCGTATTCGTTGCGCGCGCCGATGATGATGACCAACGCGGCAAGGGCAGCCAAGCTAAGGATGCCAACAGACCAGCCGACATTGCCCAAATGAGCATGGGAGGCCGCAAGCGCCGTCGCCATCAATCCAATGGCAAATCCGTACAGGCCGACATCCATAATGATCTCGCCCTCGCCGGCCGCCAAGTCGGAGATGGTGTCAGCAACCCAGTCATGATTTGGAACGAAATAAGGACCGATGATGGTCGCGGAGATTAGCGAGACGCAGCCCAGCAGGCCCAGAACGCCAAGGCATAACAGGAGATGGGGGCGCTCGGATCCGTATTTCTGCTTGTCCATCACGCCACCTCGCATTTCGGTTGCTAGGACAACGTCGGTGCGGGCAGTTTGGTTGCAAAGTTGCGTTCAGCTTGCCAGATGATCCACCAGTTTCTCCATGAACGCCTGCCCCGCCTCAAACTGCGCGACTTCAAGAAACTCGTTTGGCTGGTGGGCTTGGGCGATATCGCCGGGGCCGCAGATGATGGCGGAGTAGTCTTTTTCCTGAAACTGCCCTGCCTCAGTGCCGTAGCTGACGACGTGGCTGGCATTGTCGCCGGTCAACTGGCGGACCAGACGTTCGGCCTCGCCCTCGGGCTCTGGCTGTAATGGCGGAACGTGGAAACGTTGCGTGATCTCGATTCGGGTTTCTGGCACCACTGCTTGCATCGCCGCCTCAACTTCGGCCACCCGTTCGAACAGTGCGTTGCGGTAGGTTTCAATGTCATCCCCAGGCACAAGCCGAAAATCGACGCCGAATTCGCAATCCTTCGCAGTAATATTATGCGCCGTGCCGCCCCAGATCTTGCCGGTATGAACTGTGGTAAAGGGCGGATCAAACTCGGCTGCAAGCGGCGACGGCGTGGCGGCCATGTTGGCGTCGTTCACCGTGTTGGCCCATTCGATCAGCTTCACACCGTACATAATGGCGTTGACCCCAGTATGCAGCAGCGACGAATGGACCTCGAACCCGTGCACGTGAATCCACCAACCATAGCCGCCCTTGTGGCCGGACACGGCTTTCATCATCGACGGCTCCCCAACGACAACAGCGCTGGCCGCAGGCATGTGTTTGCGCATCTCGGCGATCATCGGCGGGGCACCAAGGCAGCCGACCTCTTCGTCATAGCTAAGCGCGATTTGTAGGGGCCGCTTGAGTCCACGTTTCAGCGCTAGGGGCACGGCGGCCAAAGCGAGTGCATCAAAGCCTTTCATGTCACAAGTGCCGCGTCCGAAAAGCTTGCCGTCTTTCTCAACAACTGTGAACGGGTCCGTGTCCCACGCTTGGCCTTCGACGGGAACCACATCAGTGTGGCCTGACAAAATAACGCCGCCCTCCACTTCGGGGCCGACATTGGCATAAAGCGAAGCTTTGTTGCCTTCTTCATTATAAACACGTGTGGACGTGACGCCGTGGCCCTTCAGGTAGTTTTCGACCCAATCGACCAGATCCAGATTGCTGACATGACTGACCGTCTGAAATGACACCAGCTTGTCGAGAATGGCGCGCGCGTCCATGAAAGTTCCTTTTGTCGAGGAGTTTTACAGCCGGAGGTTGATCCTCGGACGGCGGCGCGTCAAGGGCTGCGCGGAAGATTTCAGATGCCCTTCGCCTAAGAATTCATCAGGTGCCGTTACGTCGCGCAGTTCGGTCAGAAAAACCGTTGCCACGCGAAATTCTGATGATAACCTCACGGCTTAAGATGAGCATCGGGAGATACTGATGCCGCTTCGCAGGGGGAACTGAATGCCTGACGGGCCCGCGCCAGTCCAAGAACCCGTACTTGATGTACGGGGATTGAAGACCGTTTTCAAAACCCGCTCCGGTGAGGTTCACGCCGTAAATGACGTCAGCTTCGACGTGCGCCCTGGTGAGCTTCTGGGCGTCGTCGGCGAAAGCGGCTCGGGCAAATCCGTTACCATGATGTCGCTGATCGGACTGCTGCCCTCGCCGCCCGCAGATATTCGCGGCGGACAAGTTCTGTTTGAAGGCAAAGACTTGCTGCACACCGACGCCGACACACTGCGCGGTGTGCGTGGCGGACGGATCGGCTTCGTCTTCCAAGATCCTATGACTTCGCTCAATCCGGTGTTCACGGTCGGGTTCCAGATCATGGAACCACTGCGCAAACATATGGGCATGACCAAAGCGCAAGCCCGTGTCCGGTCTGTGGAATTGTTGGAGCTGGTGGGCATTCCCGATGCCTCTCGGCGTCTGAAGGACTACCCGCATCAGTTTTCCGGCGGGATGCGACAGCGCGTTATGATTGCCATCGCGCTGGCTTGCGACCCGAAAGTTCTGATCGCAGACGAACCCACCACAGCGTTGGACGTGACCATTCAGGCTCAAATTCTGGAACTGGTCAAAGACCTGCGTGAGAAGCTGGGCATGGCGATCATCTGGATCACCCATGATCTGGGCGTCATCGCGGGTATCGCGGATCGCGTCATGGTTATGTATGGCGGTCAGGTCGTAGAACAGGCCCCCACACGGGAGCTGTTCGGCAACCCGCAGCACCCCTACACCCGTGCATTGCTGGAAACGATTCCAACCGTGCGCGGCGAGCGACCCGAAAAGCTGAACGTCATCGAAGGCCAGCCGCCGATCCTTGGTGCTGCCCCCATAGCCTGCCCCTTCCGCGATCGCTGCCAATACCGGTTCGAGCGCTGCAACAAAGAAAACCCGCCGCGCTTCCCAGCTGGCCCCGGCCACGACGCCGCCTGTTTTTATGACTTCAACGCCGGAGGACCGCGCGGTGCTTGACGAGCAAAAGCAGCCTCTTGTCCGTGTCGACAAGCTGAAAATGCACTTC
Above is a window of Litoreibacter janthinus DNA encoding:
- a CDS encoding DUF421 domain-containing protein, translated to MSMTLELLMRAAISIVVIVALVRINGLRSFSKMAGFDFALTVAIGSILAFIMTSTSTPVWIGPVALVFLFALRHALARLRERFDWGEALDNPPVFLMYDGEILEANLQRTRVTRAELIGKLREANALELSKVRAVILETTGDVSVLHGDAVDNLLLADVSWGDVSARN
- a CDS encoding DUF998 domain-containing protein, producing MDKQKYGSERPHLLLCLGVLGLLGCVSLISATIIGPYFVPNHDWVADTISDLAAGEGEIIMDVGLYGFAIGLMATALAASHAHLGNVGWSVGILSLAALAALVIIIGARNEYGDGDSDGVVIHIYLVYGLGIFFLLAPLCMASGAGCHAPWAKVACFVLAGLWAVAAPVFFFLPTGIDGLYERALGAIACAFVILLSVIFIQRARQAREEKP
- the argE gene encoding acetylornithine deacetylase; translated protein: MDARAILDKLVSFQTVSHVSNLDLVDWVENYLKGHGVTSTRVYNEEGNKASLYANVGPEVEGGVILSGHTDVVPVEGQAWDTDPFTVVEKDGKLFGRGTCDMKGFDALALAAVPLALKRGLKRPLQIALSYDEEVGCLGAPPMIAEMRKHMPAASAVVVGEPSMMKAVSGHKGGYGWWIHVHGFEVHSSLLHTGVNAIMYGVKLIEWANTVNDANMAATPSPLAAEFDPPFTTVHTGKIWGGTAHNITAKDCEFGVDFRLVPGDDIETYRNALFERVAEVEAAMQAVVPETRIEITQRFHVPPLQPEPEGEAERLVRQLTGDNASHVVSYGTEAGQFQEKDYSAIICGPGDIAQAHQPNEFLEVAQFEAGQAFMEKLVDHLAS
- a CDS encoding ABC transporter ATP-binding protein; this encodes MPDGPAPVQEPVLDVRGLKTVFKTRSGEVHAVNDVSFDVRPGELLGVVGESGSGKSVTMMSLIGLLPSPPADIRGGQVLFEGKDLLHTDADTLRGVRGGRIGFVFQDPMTSLNPVFTVGFQIMEPLRKHMGMTKAQARVRSVELLELVGIPDASRRLKDYPHQFSGGMRQRVMIAIALACDPKVLIADEPTTALDVTIQAQILELVKDLREKLGMAIIWITHDLGVIAGIADRVMVMYGGQVVEQAPTRELFGNPQHPYTRALLETIPTVRGERPEKLNVIEGQPPILGAAPIACPFRDRCQYRFERCNKENPPRFPAGPGHDAACFYDFNAGGPRGA